The Raphanus sativus cultivar WK10039 chromosome 2, ASM80110v3, whole genome shotgun sequence genome includes a region encoding these proteins:
- the LOC108817456 gene encoding glycosyltransferase BC10 has translation MGEAQQKTFQGPRHHTSLKKPLWLVLTVSVISMLLISTHMFPPQGKRSSSHTLSSWLPVHVRKHTDEEVAARAVVREILKTPPFITQNSKIAFLFLTPGTLPFEKLWDEFFKGHEGKFTIYIHPSKERPVHISRHFSDREIHSDEVTWGRISMVDAEKRLLVNALEDPDNQHFVLLSESCIPLHTFDYTYRYLLHSNVSFIESFVDPGQHGTGRHMEHMLPEIAKEDFRKGAQWFTMKRQHAIIVMADGLYYSKFREYCGPGIEADKNCIADEHYLPTFFSMLDPMGISNWSVTYVDWSERRWHPKTYTTNEISLEFMKNVTSEDMSTHVTSVGEHGDELHWPCTWNGITRPCYLFARKFHPDALDTLVNLFPNYTSTAL, from the exons ATGGGTGAGGCGCAGCAGAAGACTTTTCAAGGGCCACGTCACCACACATCTCTCAAGAAGCCCTTATGGCTCGTCTTAACAGTTTCAGTGATCAGCATGCTTCTCATCAGTACTCACATGTTCCCACCACAAGGCAAACGCTCCTCCTCTCATACTCTCTCTTCCTGGCTACCGGTTCATGTCAGGAAACACACCGATGAGGAGGTAGCAGCTAGAGCAGTGGTCAGAGAGATACTTAAAACCCCTCCCTTCATAACCCAAAACTCTAAAATCGCCTTCTTGTTCTTAACTCCGGGGACTTTGCCATTTGAGAAGCTCTGGGATGAGTTCTTCAAG GGTCATGAAGGGAAGTTCACTATTTACATCCACCCGTCAAAGGAAAGGCCAGTTCATATCAGCCGTCACTTTTCTGATAGGGAGATTCATAGCGATGAGGTCACTTGGGGAAGGATCTCAATGGTTGATGCTGAGAAGAGGTTACTGGTTAATGCTCTTGAAGATCCTGATAACCAACACTTTGTTCTCCTTTCTGAGAG TTGTATACCGTTGCATACTTTTGATTACACTTATAGATATTTGCTGCACTCCAACGTCAGCTTCATTGAGAG TTTTGTGGATCCTGGTCAACATGGGACTGGTAGACATATGGAACACATGTTACCTGAAATAGCAAAGGAAGATTTTAGAAAGGGTGCTCAG TGGTTCACAATGAAGCGGCAACACGCTATTATAGTGATGGCTGATGGTCTCTACTACTCAAAATTCCGCGAGTACTGTGGA CCAGGGATAGAGGCAGACAAGAACTGTATTGCAGATGAACATTACTTGCCAACATTCTTCAGT ATGCTTGATCCCATGGGGATATCGAACTGGTCAGTGACGTATGTTGATTGGTCTGAAAGAAGGTGGCATCCAAAGACTTACACAACAAATGAGATTTCATTAGAGTTCATGAAAAATGTCACG TCAGAGGATATGAGTACACACGTCACAAGTGTGGGAGAG CATGGAGATGAGCTGCATTGGCCTTGTACATGGAACGGGATCACACGGCCATGTTATCTGTTTGCAAGGAAGTTTCATCCTGATGCTCTCGACACGTTGGTCAACCTCTTCCCTAACTACACAAGCACGGCTCTCTGA
- the LOC108842272 gene encoding pumilio homolog 6, chloroplastic, which produces MATENPIRMSGNNERWSNSVPNRSGSAPPSMEGSFRAVDNLSSRQGSFQKQETVTTTHPSKNNLKRIPSPPIYYPAAEYQFRDNRVGTLSTHKEVSEDETSQQQSVISFSVRTNGVEEDLRQDDSSESNSSIGEMNAADESGNVSETSDNVVVKGNATAVTRASVVTEKTPDESTIVSKMKNANISGPGAPKYLREPRNARPEKQQVYQQQNNVTWGGKMGYHGVNDGVVNGTGQFHYGQHVLHSPSFKPPTLYAAAQTAYVTSPAQVYNIQQSPPVYSPQYGYGPYANMIPPHPQFIPRYPSHGSVPFIPQLPGPSAGGEMQYAQKFYAPQGQPPFPDPMYMQYSQQPFGQINPMAAIRGNYKNGPESQRDELKFVRGVRGPSSNSNMGRMGLNYYGVQPNMGIVVQYLPAQPGAPLSPGSVPYVEASYPGWQPQGNGPRLCNFLEELKSGKGRRFGLSDITGHIVEFSADQHGSRFIQQKLENCNPEEKAAVFREILPHACKLMTDVFGNYVIQKFFEYGNTSQRKELADQLMGQIVPLSLQMYGCRVIQKALDVIELDQRVRLARELDGQVMRCVRDQNGNHVIQKCIENIPADRVGFMLAAFRGQVSSLSMHPYGCRVIQRLLERCSNEHHCQFITEEILESVCVLSKDQYGNYVTQHVLEKGTSEERERIVRKVSGHIVQLSLHKFASNVIEKCLEHGGRIERDLIIKEIAGPDESYDSLLMMMKDQYGNYVVQKIFETCTGEQRAALSSRVRMHASALKKYTYGKHIVTRFEQPFGEGSRESRR; this is translated from the exons ATGGCAACTGAGAATCCTATTAGGATGTCTGGGAACAATGAAAGATGGTCTAATTCTGTTCCTAACCGAAGTGGAAGTGCTCCTCCTAGCATGGAGGGATCTTTTCGAGCCGTTGATAATCTATCGTCACGACAGGGCAGTTTTCAAAAGCAGGAGACTGTGACCACCACTCATCCTTCTAAAAACAACCTCAAACGCATACCTTCTCCACCTATCTATTACCCTGCTGCTGAGTATCAGTTCAGAGACAATCGTGTAGGTACACTTTCTACTCACAAGGAAGTGTCTGAGGATGAAACCTCTCAACAGCAATCTGTTATTAGTTTTTCCGTTAGGACAAATGGAGTGGAAGAAGATTTGAGACAG GATGATAGTAGTGAGTCTAACTCTTCAATCGGTGAAATGAACGCAGCGGATGAGAGTGGTAATGTCTCGGAGACATCAGATAATGTTGTTGTTAAAGGTAATGCTACTGCAGTGACTAGAGCTTCCGTTGTCACTGAGAAGACTCCGGATGAATCAACTATCGTCTCTAAGATGAAGAATGCTAACATATCTGGACCTGGAGCGCCCAAATACCTTCGAGAGCCAAGGAACGCAAGGCCAGAAAAGCAGCAGGTTTATCAACAACAAAATAATGTAACATGGGGCGGCAAAATGGGTTATCATGGTGTAAACGATGGGGTGGTTAACGGGACCGGACAGTTTCATTATGGACAACATGTGCTTCACTCTCCAAGCTTTAAGCCGCCTACTCTTTACGCTGCAGCTCAGACGGCTTATGTGACTTCACCAGCTCAAGTCTATAACATTCAGCAGTCTCCTCCTGTTTACTCTCCTCAATATGGTTATGGACCTTACGCCAACATGATCCCACCACACCCACAGTTCATACCTAGATACCCTTCACATGGTTCAGTTCCGTTTATTCCTCAGTTACCTGGACCAAGTGCGGGAGGTGAAATGCAGTATGCTCAGAAGTTCTATGCTCCACAGGGGCAACCTCCTTTTCCAGATCCTATGTATATGCAGTACAGTCAACAGCCATTCGGGCAGATCAACCCGATGGCGGCTATTAGGGGGAACTATAAGAATGGTCCTGAGTCTCAGAGAGATGAGCTGAAGTTCGTCCGGGGAGTAAGAGGGCCGAGTAGTAACTCTAATATGGGTAGAATGGGGCTTAATTATTATGGAGTCCAGCCAAATATGGGCATTGTGGTGCAGTATCTGCCTGCACAGCCCGGTGCTCCTCTTTCACCGGGCTCTGTTCCCTATGTAGAGGCATCATATCCTGGGTGGCAGCCACAGGGAAATGGCCCGAGATTGTGCAATTTTCTTGAAGAGCTGAAGTCTGGAAAAGGCAGGAGGTTTGGTTTATCAGACATCACAGGACACATTGTTGAATTCAG tGCGGATCAGCATGGGAGCCGGTTCATTCAGCAAAAGCTTGAGAATTGTAATCCAGAAGAGAAAGCAGCTGTCTTCAGGGAGATTCTTCCTCATGCTTGCAAACTAATGACTGATGTGTTTGGCAATTATGTCATTCAGAAG TTTTTCGAATACGGAAACACATCACAGAGAAAGGAGCTCGCGGATCAACTCATGGGACAGATAGTACCACTTAGTCTGCAGATGTACGGTTGTAGAGTTATACAAAAG GCTCTTGATGTCATAGAACTTGATCAGAGAGTTCGTTTAGCACGTGAACTAGACGGGCAGGTAATGAGATGTGTTCGAGACCAAAACGGAAACCATGTGATCCAGAAATGCATCGAGAATATTCCTGCAGACAGAGTTGGATTCATGTTAGCTGCATTCCGTGGTCAAGTTTCCTCGCTCTCTATGCATCCTTATGGCTGCCGTGTCATTCAG AGGCTTCTGGAGCGTTGCTCAAATGAGCATCACTGTCAGTTCATCACCGAGGAGATACTGGAATCAGTATGCGTCCTTTCCAAGGACCAATATGGAAACTATGTCACACAG CATGTTTTGGAGAAAGGGACATCTGAAGAACGTGAGAGAATCGTGAGGAAAGTATCAGGGCACATTGTGCAGCTTAGCCTACATAAATTTGCGTCAAATGTTATAGAGAAGTGCCTGGAGCATGGCGGTAGAATTGAGCGAGACCTCATCATCAAAGAGATTGCAGGGCCCGACGAGAGCTATGATAGTCTATTG atgatgatgaaggaCCAGTATGGAAACTATGTGGTGCAGAAGATATTCGAGACGTGTACTGGTGAGCAGCGTGCAGCATTGTCTAGCCGAGTCAGGATGCACGCTTCTGCTTTGAAGAAATACACATATGGGAAACATATTGTTACTCGTTTCGAACAGCCCTTTGGTGAAG GAAGCCGAGAATCGAGGCGATGA
- the LOC108817449 gene encoding oxysterol-binding protein-related protein 4B, translated as MAGERETRKHLVIAKPFALEDDKDSENAASNGIRRILSLFKNVRLGSDLTNFQLPPQLNQPRSQLQCYGEMIYSFCGQDLMGECSRRDLPIERLKSVVMWNISTLRPIVFGMSPYNPVLGETHHVSHGHINVLTEQVSHHPPVSALHATHENENIDVTWCQYFTPKFRGAYVDVEVKGRRIMNLLNRKETYEMDQPRLVVRFLPAPGAHWTGKIKIKCPETDLEAELHLISDSLIERFKGNNNRSIKGKISQTSSGDKLYDISGHWDRTVMAKNLKTGEVEVIYNAKESISGLKPPTVKNLKEVMETESAMVWSEVSEKILKKDWEKAREAKKGVEDKQRESLKQREASGESWVPKHFSVVRNGKDWDCKPLQPAVPRAPLVITEAQGDIIN; from the exons ATG GCGGGAGAAAGAGAAACTAGAAAGCATCTTGTGATAGCAAAACCTTTCGCGTTGGAAGATGATAAAGATTCTGAGAACGCAGCTTCGAATGGCATCCGTCGGATTCTTAGCCTGTTCAAGAACGTCCGCCTTGGATCTGATCTAACCAATTTtcag CTGCCACCTCAGCTGAACCAACCAAGATCACAACTTCAATGTTATGGCGAGATGATCTACAGCTTCTGCGGTCAGGATCTCATGGGAGAATGCAGCCGTCGCGATCTTCCCATCGAACGGCTCAAGTCGGTGGTGATGTGGAACATCTCCACACTCCGTCCAATAGTCTTTGGCATGTCACCGTACAACCCCGTTCTTGGCGAGACCCACCATGTCTCACACGGTCACATCAACGTCCTCACCGAACAA GTATCGCATCATCCTCCAGTGTCGGCACTTCATGCGACTCACGAGAACGAAAATATTGACGTGACATGGTGTCAATATTTCACTCCCAAGTTCCGTG GTGCTTACGTAGACGTTGAGGTAAAGGGCAGAAGGATAATGAACCTTCTGAATCGGAAAGAGACTTACGAGATGGACCAACCAAGACTTGTTGTGAGATTCCTACCTGCTCCTGGAGCTCACTGGACCGGAAAAATCAAGATAAAGTGTCCAGAGACCGATCTCGAAGCTGAACTACACTTGATATCCGATTCACTCATCGAAAGATTCAAAGGCAACAACAATAGATCAATCAAAGGAAAGATCTCTCAGACTTCCTCTGGAGACAAGCTCTACGACATCTCTGGCCATTGGGATAG AACGGTAATGGCCAAAAATCTGAAGACCGGTGAGGTGGAAGTCATATACAATGCCAAGGAGAGTATCTCAGGACTCAAACCTCCAACCGTGAAGAATCTGAAAGAGGTAATGGAGACCGAGTCTGCGATGGTGTGGAGCGAAGTAAGTGAAAAGATACTAAAGAAAGACTGGGAAAAAGCAAGAGAAGCTAAGAAAGGTGTGGAGGATAAACAAAGAGAGTCTCTGAAACAGAGAGAGGCTTCTGGTGAGTCATGGGTTCCAAAGCATTTCTCAGTGGTTAGAAACGGTAAAGACTGGGACTGCAAACCGCTGCAGCCAGCGGTTCCTCGTGCTCCGCTAGTTATCACAGAGGCACAAGGAGATATCATTAACTGA